The Blattabacterium cuenoti genome includes the window AGACTCCAAATGGAAGGAAAGTTTTGATAAACGTCATAATCCTAAAGGAAAAACTTATTATTGGTTAGTAGGAGAATTTTTGAGTTTAGATGAAAAAGTTGATACAGATGAATGGGCATTAAAGAATGGATATATATCTATTGTTCCTATTCAATTCGATTTAACCAATTATACTATTTTAAATCTTTTAAAATCTTGGAATTTTTTTATGCTATTTTTTTGTTGGATACATAGTTTATTCTGAATTGGAATGTTAAAAATATATATATAGTGTCATATTTTTTAGAAGGATCTTTAAATCCTAAAACAATTCAAGATTTTGTTGGACAACATCATATATTGGAAAATTTGAAAATTTTTATTCAGGCTGCTAAAAAAAGAAAAGAAGCCCTAGATCATATTTTATTTCATGGACCTCCAGGATTGGGAAAAACAACATTGGCTCATATCGTAGCTAATGAATTATGTGTAAACCTCACTGTTACTTCAGGATCTGTTTTAGATAAGCCTGGAGATCTAGCCGGTTTATTGATCCATTTAAAAATAAATGATGTAATTTTTATTGATGAAATTCATCGTCTCTCTCCAATAGTTGAAGAATATTTATATTCGGCTATGGAAAATTATAAAATAGATATTATCATAGATTCTGGATCTAATGCTCGATCAGTACAAATAGATTTATCTCCTTTTACTTTAATAGGATCTACTACAAGATCAGGTTTACTTACAGATCCTATGCGTTCTAGATTTGGTATTAATTTTCGTCTTAATTATTATGAAAAAAAATTATTAAACAATATTGTAAATCGTAGTGCAAAATTACTAAATATTCCAATAACAGAAGAAGCATCTCATGAAATCGCTAATAGAAGTCGTGGAACTCCACGTATAGCCAATGCTTTATTACGTAGAATCCGTGACTTTGCGCAAATTAAAGGAAATGGAATCATTGATATTCATATCTGTAATTTAGGATTACAATCTTTGAATGTTGATCAACATGGATTAGATGAAATGGATAATAGAATTCTGTCATATATCATAGATCATTTTAAAGGAGGTCCTGTGGGAATCAATACTATAGCAACAGCTGTGAGTGAAAATTCGGACACTATAGAAGAAGTTTATGAACCTTTTCTGATTCAGGAAGGATACTTAATTAGAACTCCTAGAGGAAGAAAGGCTACAAAATTAGCTTACCAGCATATAAAACGAAAATTTAAAAAAAAATGAACTAAAATGTTTTTTTATTATTATGTTTATATGTTTATAACAATTAACTTTGTTAAAAGAATCAAGATCAAAATGTAAATTATGCCTTCAAATGTTATTGTTGGTCTCCAATGGGGTGACGAGGGAAAAGGAAAAATTACAGATTTATTTGCTAAAAATTCAGATTATGTAGTCCGTTATCAAGGAGGAAATAATTCAGGTCATTCGATTCATATTAAAAATCGTCATTTTGTCCTTCATTTAATTCCTTCTGGGGTGATTTATCCTGGAGTAAAATGTATTGTTGGTCCTGGAGTAGTAATTGATCCTAAATCTTTGATACAAGAAATAGATAATTTAGAATTAATGGGGATCGATACATCTCAAGTTTTTTTAGCAAAAAGAGCACATATTACAATGCCTTATCATCGTTTGTTAGATCGATATCAAGAAGAAGCTTTAGGAGATCAATCAATTGGAACTACACATAAAGGAATTGGGCCCACTTATGAAGATAAAATCGCCCGAATAGGAATTCGTGCTTTGGATTTTTTGAATTTAAAAGTTTTTTATCAAAAATTAAAATATAACATTAATCTTAAAAATCAAATTTTTACAAAAATTTTCAAAAAAAAACCTCTTTCTTTTCATAAAATTTATGAAGAATATATAGAATATGCCAAAATCCTATCTAATCGGTTTGTAGATTCCGTTTATGAAATTCATGATGCTTTTCGTAACAAAAAAAAAATTTTGTTTGAAGGAGCTCAAGCTATGTTATTAGATATCAATTATGGAACATATCCATATGTAACCACTTCTTCTACTTCTACAGGAGGCGTTTGTACAGGATCTGGAATCCCACCAAACTTTCTAAAAAATTTTATAGGAATAACAAAAGCATATTGTACTCGTGTGGGTTTTGGTCCTTTTCCTTCAGAAATAAAAAATGAAATAGGAGAGGTGATCCGTCAAAAAGGAAATGAATATGGAGCAACAACAAAACGTCCAAGACGATGCGGATGGTTGGATCTGATATCTCTTAAATATTCTTGTATGATTAATGGAGTTAATTATTTAATTATTACAAAATTAGATGTTTTAAGTGAATTGGAAACCATTAAAATATGTGTAAAATACAAATATAATGAAAAAATTATTCAATATTTTCCAGCACATCTAAAACAAAATATAAAAGGAATCTATATAGATTTACCTGGATGGAAACAAGATATTTCTCATATTCATGAATACAAAAATTTACCAAAAAATTGTAAAAAATATATTAATTTTATTGAAAATTATCTAAATTTAGAAATTCTATTGATTTCTGTAGGTTCTGAAAGAAATCAAAACATTATCAAAAATAAGTCTTTATTTTTTTAATTATTTAGAAAATATTTTTGTGTGGAAAAATATAAAAATCCTTTAGTAGAACGATACAGTAGCCAAGAAATGTTATATAATTTTTCTCCAAAAAAAAAGTTTTTGACTTGGAGAAAATTGTGGTTGTATTTAGCAGAAATTCAAAAAGAATTAGGATTAAATATTAGCGAAGAACAAATTCTTGATTTAAAAAATAATTTACATGACATTGACTGGAATAGAGTTTCTTTTTATGAAAAAAAATTTCGACATGATGTCATGGCTCATCTATATGCTTTTGGAGAAAAAGCAACTATAGCTAGACCGATTATTCATTTGGGTGCTACAAGTGCGTTTTTAGGAGACAATACGGATATTATTTTAATTCGTGATGGATTGGAAATTTTATTAAAAAAATTAATTAATGTAATTTTTCGTCTTAGAAATTTTACTCTAGAATATCATAATATTCCTACTTTAGCTTTTACTCATTATCAACCAGCTCAACTAACCACTGTAGGAAAACGTTCTGCTTTATGGTTACAAAGTCTTCTTTTAGATTTAGAAGAACTAGAATTTCGATTGAAAAATATTCGTTTTAGAGGAGTAAAAGGAACTGTAGGTTCAGCAGATAGTTTCAAAGAATTATTTAATGGAGATTTACAAAAATTAAAAGATTTAGAAAAAAAATTATCTAATAAATTCAAATTTCAAAATGTATTTCCTGTAACAGGACAAACTTACGATAGAAAAGTAGATGCTCAGATATTAAATTTGCTATCCAATATCTCTATATCTTCTCATAAATTTAGTAACGATTTGCGTTTATTACAAAATTTAAAAGAAATGGAAGAACCTTTTGAAAAAGAACAAATTGGATCTAGTGCTATGGCTTATAAACGGAATCCAATACGTAGTGAACGTATGGCCGCTTTAGCTAAATATGTTGTTTCTTTATCTAATAGTTCATCCTTAGTTGCAGCAACTCAATGGCTGGAACGTACTTTAGACGATTCTGCAAATAGAAGATTGGTTATAGGACAATCATTTTTATCTGTAGATTCTATTTTAATGATTTGGAATCACATATTAGAAAATATTGTCGTATATCCCAAGATGATTGATAAACATATAAAAGAAGAACTTCCTTTTTTAGTTACTGAATATATTATTATAGAATGTGTAAAAAAAGGAGCAGACAGACAGGATATTCATGAAAGAATACGAATTCATTCTATGGAAGCAAATGATAAAATTAAACTAGAAGGAATAGAAAATGATTTTATTCAACGTATTTTACATGATAAAAAAATACCAATTCATGAAAAAAAAATAAATCAAATTTTAAATCCTAAAAATTTGACAGGATTTTCTTCAGATCAAACTTTAGAATTTATTGATACAAAAGTTAATCCCATATTGAATCGTTTTCATTATTTAATTGATTTTGATCTATCTACTAATATAGAAAAACAAATTTAAATACATGGATAAATATAATGAATTTCAGAATTTATATACAAAAAAGAAGCCCTTTTGATATTGATTCTAGAAAATTACACAATGAATTAAAGAATATGAATATTTCATTGTATAATGATCTCATTATTTATTATATATATGATATATATAATATCAATGAAAAACTTTTTTTAGAAAGTTTATCAAAAGTTTTTGTAGATCCTGTAACAGATATTTTTCATAAAAAAATACATTTAAATACTTCTTCATATCTAATAGAAGATTTCCCAGAAAAATATGATGATCGAGCCCATGCAGCCATGCAATGTATAAAAGTAATCGATCCAAAATCAAACACCGTTTCTGTAAAAACTGGACGATTAATCGAATTCATTGGGATAAAAAAAAAACAGGATTTTTACAAAATTAAAAAATTTTATATCAAGTCATATTTGAATGCAGAAAACAAAAAAAATGATACAACAATTATAGATAATTTCATTAATTTTTCTGTTGAAAAAATAAAAAGTGTCCGTAATAAGTGGAATCTTTCTATGGACGTTAATGATTTATTCTTTATACAAAAACATTTTTTGTATAAAGAAAAACGAAATCCTACACCAGAAGAATTACGTATATTCGATGTTTATTGGTCTGATCACTGTCGTCATACAACATTTTTTACCACATTAAAAGATATATCTTTTGATGGATCATTAAAAGAAACATATCAAAGTATTTTTTTTAAATATTTAAAAGATAGAGATTTAATAGGAAGATCAAAATATCCTATAAATCTTATGGATTTATCCAATCTTCCTTCTAAAATTCTTTATAAAAAGGGAAAATTGACGAATTATGTTTCGTCAAATAATGAACATAATGCGTGTATGATAATGGTTAATGTAGATTTTCAAAAAAATAAAAAAAAAGAAAAATGGTATTTATTATTTAAAAATGAAACTCATAACCATCCTACTGAAATAGATCCTTTTGTAGGAGCTTCTACTTGTGTAGGGGGTGCTATTCGTGACCCTTTATCGGGTAGAGCTTTTGTTTATCAAGGAATCAGGTTAAGTGGAGCAGCTGATCCTACCAATTCTAAAACTATTGATGGAAAATTAACACAACATCAAATTTGTATCGAATCGGCTCGTGGTTATAGTTCTTATGGAAATCAAGTAGGATTAGCCACAACTCATGTACACGAGATTTATCATGAAGGATATAGGGCAAAAAGAATGGAAATAGGCATGGTTGTTGGTGCGGTTCCTGTTGATTTTGTAAAACAAAATCAACCAAAAAAAGGAGATATCATTTTGTTAATTGGTGGTATGACGAAAAAAGAAGGAATTGGAGGAGCTACAGATTCTTCTAAAAAACAAGATTCTGATTTTAGAAATTCTGTCCAACAAAAAGGAGATCCAATAATGGAAAGAAAGATTCAGAGATTTTTTAGAAAAAAAAAAGTTGTTTCTTTGATCAAAAAATGCAATGATTTTGGAGCAGGAGGAGCTGCTGTAGCTATAGGTGAATTAAGTGATAGTTTAGTGCTTTATTTAGACAAAATTCCAGTAAAAAATGGAAAAAATATAGAACCTATAGACATTGCACTTTCAGAATCTCAAGAAAGAATGGCCGTTATATTAGATCCCATAAATGTAGAAAAATTTATTCATTTTTCTCGTGAAGAAAATATTATGTCTGTACCTATTGGTAAAGTTACTGGTAATAAACGTATTATTTTTTATTATAAAAAAAAAGAAATTTTTAATGTAAAAAGTTCTTTTTTGAATACAAGAGGATCTCATAAAGAAAAATCGGTTCTTGTAAATTCTCCTATTTCGATTTCTCCTTTTAATCAATCAAAAAAAATTATTTTCAGTAAAAAAACATTCTTAAATACTCTTTCTCAATTAAATATAGCTTCTCAAAAAAGTTTAGTGGAAATGTTTGATAGTACGGTGGGTTCTACTACCGTTTTAATGCCTTTTGGAGGAAAATATCAAATGACTCCATCTGAAGGAAGTGTTCAAAAAATTCCTGTTTTTAGAGGAAATACAAATACAGTTAGTTTAGTTTCTTGGGGTTTTCATCCTGAAGTTTCTGTTTGGAGTCCTTTTCATGGAGGATCTTATGCAATTGTAGAATGTATTTCTAAAATAGTTTCTATGGGAGGAAATTATAGAAATATTTATTTTAGTTTTCAAGAATACTATCAGAAATTAGGAGATGATCCAAAAAATTGGGGAAAACCTTTTTCTGCTTTATTAGGAGCTTATCACGCTCAAATGTCGTTTGAATTAGCTTCTATAGGAGGAAAAGATTCTATGTCTGGTACATATAAAAATTTTCATGTTCCACCAACATTGATCTCTTTTGGTGTAGCTACAGGTTTATGTTATAATATTATATCTCCTGAATTTAAAAAAGTAGGAAATAAAATTTATTTGTATTATCACCATCCATTAAAAAATGAAATGCCAGATTATGACTCCATCAAAAATGCCTATGACCATATTTATGAAGGAATTTGTTCCGGAAAAATTGTTTCAGTCAAAACAATAAAAGATGGAGGAATTTCCGTTGCTATTGCTAAAATGTCTTTTGGAAATTGTTTAGGAGCAGTCATTGACTATAAAGATCATTTGCTTGAGACAAACATAGGATCCTTAATTATAGAATCTTCCTCTTCTATTTCAAATAATAATTTTATTCCAATAGGAGAAATTGTTTCTCAAAAATATTTAAATTTTAATGGAATATCTATTGATATAGATGAATCTATGAAAAACTGGTTAAAAACTTTTTCTTCTATTTTTTCTTATAACGAATTTAATAAAAATGAAGAAAAAACTGAAAAAATAAAAATAACAAGATCTAATTCTATCATATGGAAATGTAAAAATAAAAAATGGAAAAAAAAAGGAAAACCTCGTGTATTTATTCCTATATTTCCGGGAACAAATAGTGAATTGGAATCTATTCGTGCATTTGAAAAAGAGGGATCCATAGTAAAAACTTTAATCTTTAAAAATAGAAATGATAAAGATATTATGGAATCCATATTTTATTTTAAAAAACATATAGAATCTGCACAAATATTTATGATATGTGGAGGATTTAGTGCAGGAGATGAACCAGATGGAGCTGCTAAATTTATTGTATCTATATTACATAACCCATATATTCGAGAAGCCATTCGATCTTTTCTTGATCTAGATGGATTGATTTTAGGAATTTGCAATGGGTTTCAAGGATTAATCAAATCTGGATTATTACCTTATGGTAAAATTTGTTTGAGAAATCATAATTCTCCTACATTGACTTACAATAAAATAGAAAAACATATATCCCAATGTGTTCATATTAAAGTGATTTCTGATCATTCTCCCTGGTTAAATGGAATGAAAAATAAAATATATACTCTTCCTATTTCTCATAGTGAAGGAAGATTTTATGCAAACAAAGAAACAATAAATACTTTATTGAATAAAAACCAAATAGCCACACAATATGTAGATTTAGAAGGAAAACCTAGTTCAGATAGATTATATAATCCCAATGGATCTATTGGTTCCGTTGAGGGTTTATTAAGTGAAAATGGTAAAATATATGGAAGAATGACTCATCCAGAACGTTATGAGTATGGATTACTAAAAAATATTCCTAATATTCATAAGCATTCAATTTTTAAAAATGCAGTACAATATTTTTTATAATAAAAATTTCAATAAATTATGAAAGTGGCTATATTTTTTGGAAGTATTTCTGATAAATCAATTATGAAAATAACAGCGGAAGTACTCCATAAATTTAACATAAGTTATAAATCTTATGTGATTTCCGCACACAGATTACCAGATATTTTATCAAATACTATAAAAAAAATAGAATCTGAAGGGACAGAGGTAATTATTGCAGGAGCTGGATTATCTGCTCATTTACCTGGATTTATTTCCTCTAAAACGATCCTACCTGTTATAGGGATTCCAATTCATTGCAATAATAATTATGGATCCTTAGGAGGGATAGACGCTCTTCTTTCTATAGTACAAATGCCAAAAGATGTCCCCGTTGCTACAGTAGGAATAAATAATTCTTATAATGCAGCTTTGTTTGCCATTCATATTTTAGCTATAAAATATAAAAATATAAGAAAATTATTGCTAGAATTCAAAATGAAAAAAAAGGAGAAATTTATAACTGAAATCAAGCAACATTTATTATCATGATTGGTATCATTAAAAAAAATCTTTTATCAGAAGGAAAAACAAAAAAAATATATATAACTAATAATCCATTTGAAGTATTAATTCATCATAAAGATAATATAACGGCTTTGAATGGATTAAAAAAAATTTTTTTACAAGACAAAGGAATTTTAAATAATGAAATCACTACATTAATTTTTCAATTTTTAAATTCTTTTGAAATTAAAACTCATTTTATACGAAAAATAAATAACAGAGAGCAATTATGTCATAAAGTAAATCCAATTCCTTTAGAATTTGTTGTTCGTAATATTGTTTCAGGAAGTATGTCTAAACGTTTGGGAATCAAAGAAGGAATTTCTATATCAAATCCTATTTTTGAAATATTTTATAAAAATGATCAATTAAAAGATCCCTTAATTAATGATCATCATGCAGTATTTCTAAAAATTCTTTCTTATGAAGAATTAAATATCATTTATAGTATGACATTAAAAATTAACCATGTTTTAAAACAATATTTTTTAGATAAAAATATTCTATTGGTAGATTTTAAAATAGAATTTGGTAAAAATCATAAAAACGATATAATGCTTTCCGATGAAATCAGTCCAGATACTTGTCGTTTTTGGGATAAAAAAACAATGAAAAAATTAGATAAAGATTCATTTAGAATGGGATTCAAAGAAGAAGTATTTGACATTTATATGGAAATCTTAAAAAGATTGAATATAAATTCATCCATTTAAATAAATAATGGTACAAAGATTTTCTTTTTTCAAAAATTTTTCAAAAAGATGATATATCAATTATATCCTTATATTTTGAATAATAATGATTTTGATAAGTTTCATGATGAATGTGGTATTTTTGGGATTTATTCTCCTTATAAAGTAGATACCTTTTCTTTAATTCAATTTGGGTTATTTGCATT containing:
- the ruvB gene encoding Holliday junction branch migration DNA helicase RuvB, which codes for MSYFLEGSLNPKTIQDFVGQHHILENLKIFIQAAKKRKEALDHILFHGPPGLGKTTLAHIVANELCVNLTVTSGSVLDKPGDLAGLLIHLKINDVIFIDEIHRLSPIVEEYLYSAMENYKIDIIIDSGSNARSVQIDLSPFTLIGSTTRSGLLTDPMRSRFGINFRLNYYEKKLLNNIVNRSAKLLNIPITEEASHEIANRSRGTPRIANALLRRIRDFAQIKGNGIIDIHICNLGLQSLNVDQHGLDEMDNRILSYIIDHFKGGPVGINTIATAVSENSDTIEEVYEPFLIQEGYLIRTPRGRKATKLAYQHIKRKFKKK
- a CDS encoding adenylosuccinate synthase, which codes for MPSNVIVGLQWGDEGKGKITDLFAKNSDYVVRYQGGNNSGHSIHIKNRHFVLHLIPSGVIYPGVKCIVGPGVVIDPKSLIQEIDNLELMGIDTSQVFLAKRAHITMPYHRLLDRYQEEALGDQSIGTTHKGIGPTYEDKIARIGIRALDFLNLKVFYQKLKYNINLKNQIFTKIFKKKPLSFHKIYEEYIEYAKILSNRFVDSVYEIHDAFRNKKKILFEGAQAMLLDINYGTYPYVTTSSTSTGGVCTGSGIPPNFLKNFIGITKAYCTRVGFGPFPSEIKNEIGEVIRQKGNEYGATTKRPRRCGWLDLISLKYSCMINGVNYLIITKLDVLSELETIKICVKYKYNEKIIQYFPAHLKQNIKGIYIDLPGWKQDISHIHEYKNLPKNCKKYINFIENYLNLEILLISVGSERNQNIIKNKSLFF
- the purB gene encoding adenylosuccinate lyase, which translates into the protein MEKYKNPLVERYSSQEMLYNFSPKKKFLTWRKLWLYLAEIQKELGLNISEEQILDLKNNLHDIDWNRVSFYEKKFRHDVMAHLYAFGEKATIARPIIHLGATSAFLGDNTDIILIRDGLEILLKKLINVIFRLRNFTLEYHNIPTLAFTHYQPAQLTTVGKRSALWLQSLLLDLEELEFRLKNIRFRGVKGTVGSADSFKELFNGDLQKLKDLEKKLSNKFKFQNVFPVTGQTYDRKVDAQILNLLSNISISSHKFSNDLRLLQNLKEMEEPFEKEQIGSSAMAYKRNPIRSERMAALAKYVVSLSNSSSLVAATQWLERTLDDSANRRLVIGQSFLSVDSILMIWNHILENIVVYPKMIDKHIKEELPFLVTEYIIIECVKKGADRQDIHERIRIHSMEANDKIKLEGIENDFIQRILHDKKIPIHEKKINQILNPKNLTGFSSDQTLEFIDTKVNPILNRFHYLIDFDLSTNIEKQI
- a CDS encoding phosphoribosylformylglycinamidine synthase codes for the protein MNFRIYIQKRSPFDIDSRKLHNELKNMNISLYNDLIIYYIYDIYNINEKLFLESLSKVFVDPVTDIFHKKIHLNTSSYLIEDFPEKYDDRAHAAMQCIKVIDPKSNTVSVKTGRLIEFIGIKKKQDFYKIKKFYIKSYLNAENKKNDTTIIDNFINFSVEKIKSVRNKWNLSMDVNDLFFIQKHFLYKEKRNPTPEELRIFDVYWSDHCRHTTFFTTLKDISFDGSLKETYQSIFFKYLKDRDLIGRSKYPINLMDLSNLPSKILYKKGKLTNYVSSNNEHNACMIMVNVDFQKNKKKEKWYLLFKNETHNHPTEIDPFVGASTCVGGAIRDPLSGRAFVYQGIRLSGAADPTNSKTIDGKLTQHQICIESARGYSSYGNQVGLATTHVHEIYHEGYRAKRMEIGMVVGAVPVDFVKQNQPKKGDIILLIGGMTKKEGIGGATDSSKKQDSDFRNSVQQKGDPIMERKIQRFFRKKKVVSLIKKCNDFGAGGAAVAIGELSDSLVLYLDKIPVKNGKNIEPIDIALSESQERMAVILDPINVEKFIHFSREENIMSVPIGKVTGNKRIIFYYKKKEIFNVKSSFLNTRGSHKEKSVLVNSPISISPFNQSKKIIFSKKTFLNTLSQLNIASQKSLVEMFDSTVGSTTVLMPFGGKYQMTPSEGSVQKIPVFRGNTNTVSLVSWGFHPEVSVWSPFHGGSYAIVECISKIVSMGGNYRNIYFSFQEYYQKLGDDPKNWGKPFSALLGAYHAQMSFELASIGGKDSMSGTYKNFHVPPTLISFGVATGLCYNIISPEFKKVGNKIYLYYHHPLKNEMPDYDSIKNAYDHIYEGICSGKIVSVKTIKDGGISVAIAKMSFGNCLGAVIDYKDHLLETNIGSLIIESSSSISNNNFIPIGEIVSQKYLNFNGISIDIDESMKNWLKTFSSIFSYNEFNKNEEKTEKIKITRSNSIIWKCKNKKWKKKGKPRVFIPIFPGTNSELESIRAFEKEGSIVKTLIFKNRNDKDIMESIFYFKKHIESAQIFMICGGFSAGDEPDGAAKFIVSILHNPYIREAIRSFLDLDGLILGICNGFQGLIKSGLLPYGKICLRNHNSPTLTYNKIEKHISQCVHIKVISDHSPWLNGMKNKIYTLPISHSEGRFYANKETINTLLNKNQIATQYVDLEGKPSSDRLYNPNGSIGSVEGLLSENGKIYGRMTHPERYEYGLLKNIPNIHKHSIFKNAVQYFL
- the purE gene encoding 5-(carboxyamino)imidazole ribonucleotide mutase, producing MKVAIFFGSISDKSIMKITAEVLHKFNISYKSYVISAHRLPDILSNTIKKIESEGTEVIIAGAGLSAHLPGFISSKTILPVIGIPIHCNNNYGSLGGIDALLSIVQMPKDVPVATVGINNSYNAALFAIHILAIKYKNIRKLLLEFKMKKKEKFITEIKQHLLS
- the purC gene encoding phosphoribosylaminoimidazolesuccinocarboxamide synthase, producing MIGIIKKNLLSEGKTKKIYITNNPFEVLIHHKDNITALNGLKKIFLQDKGILNNEITTLIFQFLNSFEIKTHFIRKINNREQLCHKVNPIPLEFVVRNIVSGSMSKRLGIKEGISISNPIFEIFYKNDQLKDPLINDHHAVFLKILSYEELNIIYSMTLKINHVLKQYFLDKNILLVDFKIEFGKNHKNDIMLSDEISPDTCRFWDKKTMKKLDKDSFRMGFKEEVFDIYMEILKRLNINSSI